From the genome of Fibrobacter sp. UWH6:
AGGTTGGACAGGTTCTGGCAATTACTCTGGACTCTTCTAAGGTGAAGGAATACTTCGGTGATGTGGATTCCCTGGAAATTATTTCTGAATCTGTAATCGCCTTGATCGATAAGGAAAATGGCGGTACCAAGACTCAGACCATCAAGGTTAACTCTGATGGTTCCGTGACCTTCTACGTAACTTCTGATAAGGTGGTTTCTGGTGGTGCCATTAAGGTTAGAGGTGGCGGTGAAATGATTATCATCGACAACATCACCTTCTACGATCCTATTCCTGATGCTCGTGTCGGTTACATCAAGGATACTGATGGCAACAATACCTTGGACTACATGGAAATTCTCCTGAACGATTCCCTCTCCGGCAACTATGATCTGGATAGCGTGAAGATCGTTCTGGGTAAGGATACTATCAAGTGCGCTAATCCGAAGCTTAATGATTCCAAGGATCGAATCCTGGTTGACGTAAGCAAGGTCAAGGGCTTGCCGGCCGTGGGCGAATTCCCGAAGGATGCAAAGGCTCTGATTTACTACGGTGATGGTAAGGGTGCTACTTATGGTAGAGAATCTTCCATTGTTGAAGTGGGTAGCTTTGTGATTAAGGATGCATATGCAATCCGCAATGCTAACGGTATGGACTCCCTGTTCCTGCAGTTCAGTATTGATCTGATTCCGGCTGACGTTGGTTCTCCTGAAATGCTGATTATGCTCAAGCAGGAAGCTGAACGTTATGGCTTCGACGTGGGTCAGATTAAGAAAGTGTACATGCCTACAAAGGATATCGTGATCCTGGTTGCAAAGACCTTTGATCTCAAGGGCGGCAAGAAGGATAGCGTGTCTCTGTATCCTAACGTGACCTTCAGCAGCTTGCCGTACATTACTTCTGATGAATACGATCGTGAAATCCCTGTGACGGTAACGGACCGCTTTGCCTCTGCAAAGAACTCGGAATACTGGGATACCGATGGAGACGGCGTTCTGGACCAGATTGTGACCGTGTTCGACAAGAAGCTGACGGCTGCAGATCTTGAGTCTGTGTACATGTCCTTCCCGTGGTATAGCAGCAGAGGCTTGCTGATTCAGCTGCAGGCTCAGCCTGGTGAATTGCGTATTGATCCTAAGGACTCTACCCGAGTCATCTGGGATGTTCATGCCGCAACTCCGCTGGCTTCTGGAGTCACCAGCATTCGCGAAGATCTGCCCGAGGCTACCATCTACACGTACTACAGCGTGTTTAATGAAACCTTCGTGAATGAAGAAACCGTGCCTCCGGTTGACAAGATGTCTCCTGTGGTTTCTCAGGCCTTCCTGAGCTATGGTTCCAAGGCTGACACCTTGATTGTGACCTTCTCTGAACCGATTCTTACCAAGAACCTCAAGGGCGAAGACTTCTTCTCCTATATTCATGGAGGAAAGACTATCGAACTGGATCCCATGCGTATGGAATGGTCCTCTGATGGCTACTCTGTCAAGTTGATTCTGGATGGTGGCGTATCTACCATTATGCCGGGCGACTCCCTGATTGTCCGTAAGGGTGCCAAGGATGCCATTAAGGATAACTATGGCAACGTTGCTGGCGACGATCCTCAGCCGGTTATTATTGGTGGCTTGCTGAACCATTTGGTTGAGGCTACTAATATGGGTACCTTCGATGCCAATGATGATCGCGTCGTTGACGAAGATGGCGATAAGAGCTACACTCTCCAGACTGTAAGCTCCGTGAACCTCCGCTATGTGCCTGGGTCGACGACTAAGGAAGACCTGCAAAAGGAAGGCGCCTTGGGTCAGCTGGTTCAGTTGGGTGAACGCTTCGTGCCGCAGCTCCTGGATCGCGCTCAGGTCGGTGTAGATGGTTCCTACGATCCTTCTGTGCTGGATTCCCTGAAGCCTGAAGATGTCTACATCTCGTTCATCGTGAACTTCTTCGACCATTTGGGCCAGTATGTGAATGACACCATTATTACGGTTCCCTGTAACAGCCCCAAGTTTGGTGGCAACTGCCTGGAAACCGATAAGAAGGTCTTCGTGAACTGGAACTTCAAGGATCATAACGGCCGCTTTGTTGGAACTGGTGTGTACAACGTCCAGTTCAAGATGGTGGTCCGCTATGAAAACAAGAAGATCGAAGAAGAGATTAAGGATAAGTGGGGCGTTCGCCGCAAAAAGAGCAAGAAGAAATAATCCGCTGTCCTAGAAAATTGAAAAGGCTTCCGCAAAAATCGCGGGAGCCTTTTCTGTTCAATGAGGTGGGCGGAGCCCCCTGCGTCAAAGCGATCGCCGGCAGTACCTACAAAAAACGCAGACGATAAAAATCGTCTGCCAAGGGGTCTAGGGCTAATGAACACTTGGCAACTTAGTTGCCTTAGTGAGAATTGTCCTCATAGGGGATGTGCAGGGGCCCCTGCATCTAAGCGGCCATTACTTGTTAATGGCTGCCAAAAATGCGTCTTTCTTTTCCTGGAGGAATTCCTTGCTGTTGTACTTGCGGATACGGCGGAGTGCCTGGTCACGCAACTGACGCACGCGTTCGTGGGAGATGTTCATGGATTCGCCCACTTCACGGAGGGTCTGAGGAGCTTCCTGGTTGATACCGAAGATGCCGGTAATAACCTTTGCTTCGCGTTCCGGCAGCTGTTCCATAAGGTCGCGAGCCAATGCTTCGACGCTCTGGATTTCGGATTCTGCTTCGGGATTGGAAGCGCCGCCATCGGGGAGCACTTCGGCGTAAGTTGCCTTGGAGTCTGCCTTCAGGGGGCTGTCGAAAGAAACGCCGCGCTGACCGATCTGGATAAGTTCGCGGATTTCTTCGTTGATTTCCTTACCGCGGGACTGTTCGTGCAATGCCTTACGCACACGTAGGTGCTGGTTTGCAGGGAGACGAATCAGGTTGCCCTGTTCGTTGATAGCGCGGGTAATATAAGCCTTGATCCACCACACGCCATAAGAAATGAACTTAAGGCCACGGGTGTGTTCGAAAGATTCGATTGCGCGGACGAGGCCCATAGCACCTTCGCTAACCAGGTCCGGCAGGGGGATGGGGCAACCGCGGTACTGGATTGCCACCTTCAAAACGAAACGCATATTTGCAGAGATCAGCTTTTTACGGGCGATTTTATCGCCTTCTTTTGCTTTCTGGAAAAGAATCTGTTCTTCATCTCTGGAGAGGGGAGCGGTGCGACGAATATCTTCTAGGTAACGCTTTAGAGTAGTATCAGTAGAATCAATATGCATGTTTAAACCTTACTCCTTTAATATCGCATTTTTTAAAGCAAGTTGCGTGCCAATAGTGTAAATTTTTGCGAAATAAAGGGCGAAAAGGGCATTTTATTTCACGACGTGTAACGAAATTTAGAAAAATTAGATGTTTTGTCTTGAAATTTAAACAAAATTTGTCATTATTTTATGACTTATGGCAGGATGTTCGTATTTGTTGCATTCGTAAATCGGGGGCCCACTTCTTTTTGACAAATTCGTATATTTAGCTCGTTATGTCAATTAAAGAACCCGATCAATCTGTCTGGAACAGGTTTTGGAAAAGAAAGAACGATATGGACAAGGTTTACCCTTCGTCCCCGTCGGTCATTGAAACGATTAAGAAGAATTTTAAGCTGGAAGGGCTGAAGGTTCTGGAAGTGGGGGCCGGTACTGGTCGCGATAGCGCGGAACTGGCCCGCCTGGGAGCCGAAGTCTATGTCCTGGATTTTGCCGAAAATAGCCTGAAGATTGTGAATTCCCTTCGTGAAAGGGAAAACCTGACCAATCTTCATCTGGTTCGCGGCGATGCGTTCAAGGCTCCCTTCCCGGATAATACCTTTGACCTGGTTTTCCATCAGGGTCTGGCTGAACATTTCAAGGATTCGCTGCCCCTGCTTAAGGAAAACTACCGCATTGTGAAGCATGGTGGGCATTGCCTTTGTGACGTGCCCCAGACGGTTCATCCTTACACTGTTATCAAGCATATCCTGATTGCTATGGATAAGTGGTTTGCCGGTTGGGAAAAACAGTTTACCATGCCCCAGCTGAAGAAGCTGATGAATGACGCCGGCTTTGAAAATGTCTACCAGTATGGCGACTGGATGCGTCCCAATCTGTATTATCGCATGGTTCGTGAACTGGGCTTTAAGGTGGGCATTGAACTGCCTAAGTATCCCTTGCAGGGTACGGCCTACCAGAAGATCAAGGATTCCTTGCTGGATTCCCTGGAAACCAATCCGCTTATGCATTACACTCAGCTTTGCATTGGAGTCTTGGGTCGTAAGCCCTAGCTGATGAACATACTTGTCGTTAACTATCGCGATCGACTGCACCCCGCTGCCGGGGGCGCCGAAAAGCACCTACACCGAATTTTTTCGTTAATTGCCCAGATGGGCCACAAGGTGGTCCTGTTTACGACCGCGTTCCCTGGATGTAAGTCCCGGGAAGAAGTGGACGGAATTACCGTAATCCGCAAGGGTGGCGATTTGCTGTTCCAGGTGAATACGGCGCTGAACTTAAAGAAGTTGGATCGGGAATTTGATTTTGATGTGGTGGTGGAAGACCTGAACAAGCTTCCCCTGTTTACACCTTATCTGACGAAGAAGCCTGTGCTGGTGCAGATGCATCACTTGTGGCGTGGTTCCATTTTCCATGAGGCGTCCTTCCCGGTTGCCTTGGGCGTGTGGCTCTTTGAGACCATCATTCCGTGGTTCTACCGAAAGGAACCCTTTGTGGTGGTGAGTCCCAGTACCAAGCGCGAACTGAACGAGATCGGCGTGGATGAGTCCCGTATTTCTGTAATTTATAACGGTTCCGATGATTGCCGCGTTGAGGATAGTTCTTCCGTTGGCAGCGTTGCCTCTGCGGGTATGGGCGTGCCTTATTTCTTGTGGCTGTCCCGCGTTCATCGCTATAAGGGAATCTGGACGGCTCTTGAGGCTTTTGAAAAGTTTGCCAAGAATCATCCGGATGTGAAACTTGTGGTGGCGGGTGATGGCCCGTTGTTGAAGAAACTTCCTGCTTGGTTGCAACAGCATAATCTTGAAAGTCAGGTGGACCTTCTTGGCTTTGTCAGTTCTAAAAGAAAACGTGAACTGCTTGCCGGAGCCACGGCCTTGCTGCAGACTAGCTATAAGGAAGGCTGGGGTCTTACGGTTGTGGAAGCGGCGAAGCTTGGTACGACGACCATTGCCTGCGATGTGCCTGGTCTTCGTGACAGTGTGCGTAATGGCGAGACGGGCCTGCTCTTTCAGGCGGGTGATACGGATGCCTGCGCTTCTGAGATGGATCGCCTGTATAGTAACGATGACTTGAGGACTCGCCTGGAGGCCGGTGCCGCTGCTTATGCCGATGAATTCCGCTGGGATATTGCGGCTGACATGACTTTGAACTTGATGCAGAATCTTGTGATCCAACATCAGGTTGGGGGTGACGATGAAGAATAATCGTATGAAGCCCTTTATGGTGTTCTGCCTGAAGCTGGTGGTGACGCTGGTTCCTGCTTACTTTGTGTATAGGAACATAGTGTTGGCGCCCGATTGGAACGTCGGGGACTTGTACGAATTGTTCACTGTCAAGAGCGTGCTCCCGTTTGTGCTGGCGCTTCTTTGTCTGGGTTTGTCCAACTTTACGGCTTGCTTGCAGTGGAAACTTTTGCTTGAGCGTCAGAATGTCCATCTTTCTTATGGACGTCTGTTGAAGTTGTATTATGTCGGCTTGTTCTTTAACAACTTCATGCCCGGTAATGTTGGTGGCGACGCCAAGAAGGTTTATGATATCCGCATGCAGGGCGGGCAGGATACTGTCGGGGCTGGACTTACGGCGACGTTCTTTGATCGTCTGTTTGGATTGTTCTTTATTACGTTGTTTGCACTTGCTGTCGGTTTTCTGTTCTTTATGCATGATGCGGAACAGCGTGCCTTTATGTGGCCTTCAGTCTGGATATGCCTTGGATTCTGCGCTTTGTTCGCCTCCCTTTTTAGTCGTAGGCTCGGCCGACTGCTTTGTAAGATCATGGCGAAAGTTTTCCCGGAGAAGGTGAATGCTCGCATGCTCCGTATGTTTGAACGTTTTCAGCATTTCCGTTCTGTGAAACTCTGGGCTTCTATTAGCAGTTTGTCGGCGGTGACGCAGGCTTTGCGAATCCTTGTGCATTTCTTTTGCGGAATTGCAGTCGGTGTAGATCTTTCGATTTCCTGGTATTTCTACTACATCCCGCTGGTGGCGATTATTAGCGCCTTGCCTATTTCCATTGGCGGATTTGGCCCTCGTGAATTGCTGGCTCAATCTTTGTTTGCGAAAGCCGGTGTCCCTAACCTGGAATCGGTGGTAATCCAGCTCCTGGCTTACTTCGTAAGTTTGATTCTCAGCTTGTTTGGGGCTTTCGTTTTCTTGCTTGGTGGATCTGCGAAAAATGCGGATCCTGCCGAGAAGGCCGACTAGGGCTGTCTTAACTTGTCCGTTTATAGAACGGTTAGACGTTCTGTTATGCGGTCTTTTTATATACCGGTGGTGATTTACATGTAAATCATCCCATTCCATACGGGTTTGTATGGACATGAAATCTGCCGAAAGTCCGGCTGAAAAAATTCTCTCTGGCTTGAATTCTGACCAGAGGGCCGCTGTTTTGCATAATCACGAATCTGGGGCTCAGCTTTTGATTTTGGCTGGTGCGGGGTCGGGAAAGACATCCGTGTTGACCAAGCGCATCCAGTACCGCATACTTTGCGGTGTGGCTCCCGAAAAAATTCTAGCGCTGACTTTTACGGCTAAGGCGGCTGCTGAAATGCGGGAGCGTGTACAGGCCTTGTTCCCTAATGCGGGGGTGCGCCTTTGCACGTTTCATTCTCTTGCGC
Proteins encoded in this window:
- a CDS encoding RNA polymerase sigma factor RpoD/SigA; protein product: MHIDSTDTTLKRYLEDIRRTAPLSRDEEQILFQKAKEGDKIARKKLISANMRFVLKVAIQYRGCPIPLPDLVSEGAMGLVRAIESFEHTRGLKFISYGVWWIKAYITRAINEQGNLIRLPANQHLRVRKALHEQSRGKEINEEIRELIQIGQRGVSFDSPLKADSKATYAEVLPDGGASNPEAESEIQSVEALARDLMEQLPEREAKVITGIFGINQEAPQTLREVGESMNISHERVRQLRDQALRRIRKYNSKEFLQEKKDAFLAAINK
- a CDS encoding class I SAM-dependent methyltransferase, with protein sequence MDKVYPSSPSVIETIKKNFKLEGLKVLEVGAGTGRDSAELARLGAEVYVLDFAENSLKIVNSLRERENLTNLHLVRGDAFKAPFPDNTFDLVFHQGLAEHFKDSLPLLKENYRIVKHGGHCLCDVPQTVHPYTVIKHILIAMDKWFAGWEKQFTMPQLKKLMNDAGFENVYQYGDWMRPNLYYRMVRELGFKVGIELPKYPLQGTAYQKIKDSLLDSLETNPLMHYTQLCIGVLGRKP
- a CDS encoding lysylphosphatidylglycerol synthase transmembrane domain-containing protein, which gives rise to MKNNRMKPFMVFCLKLVVTLVPAYFVYRNIVLAPDWNVGDLYELFTVKSVLPFVLALLCLGLSNFTACLQWKLLLERQNVHLSYGRLLKLYYVGLFFNNFMPGNVGGDAKKVYDIRMQGGQDTVGAGLTATFFDRLFGLFFITLFALAVGFLFFMHDAEQRAFMWPSVWICLGFCALFASLFSRRLGRLLCKIMAKVFPEKVNARMLRMFERFQHFRSVKLWASISSLSAVTQALRILVHFFCGIAVGVDLSISWYFYYIPLVAIISALPISIGGFGPRELLAQSLFAKAGVPNLESVVIQLLAYFVSLILSLFGAFVFLLGGSAKNADPAEKAD
- a CDS encoding glycosyltransferase family 4 protein; protein product: MNILVVNYRDRLHPAAGGAEKHLHRIFSLIAQMGHKVVLFTTAFPGCKSREEVDGITVIRKGGDLLFQVNTALNLKKLDREFDFDVVVEDLNKLPLFTPYLTKKPVLVQMHHLWRGSIFHEASFPVALGVWLFETIIPWFYRKEPFVVVSPSTKRELNEIGVDESRISVIYNGSDDCRVEDSSSVGSVASAGMGVPYFLWLSRVHRYKGIWTALEAFEKFAKNHPDVKLVVAGDGPLLKKLPAWLQQHNLESQVDLLGFVSSKRKRELLAGATALLQTSYKEGWGLTVVEAAKLGTTTIACDVPGLRDSVRNGETGLLFQAGDTDACASEMDRLYSNDDLRTRLEAGAAAYADEFRWDIAADMTLNLMQNLVIQHQVGGDDEE